In the Triticum aestivum cultivar Chinese Spring chromosome 2B, IWGSC CS RefSeq v2.1, whole genome shotgun sequence genome, ggGAGTACATAAGAAGAAACATACTTATTTTTACAAGACTACATTTTTTTTGCGGAAAACAACACTTCGATTAGTAGTCATGAATCATGATTGTAGAAGACTATAGGATGCAAATCAATTGTATTCATCAGAGTCTGTTACAATATATATAGATGGTGTCTTGCGTGACAAGCCAACTAACCACTACAATATCTCTAGAAATCAACTATACAAGGCTACAGATAATAGGAAAATTAGTCGGTAGGTGGCCGACACGTTATCATAGAAGACCACAGTGGCTTTGGGAAGTGGAATCTAAAGCTCACCAAGAAGGTGACGAAGCCAACATGTCTCTGCGACCACGTTGGCAACAACTCGGTACTCGGCCTCGGCACTCGAACGGGAGACGGTAGGCTGCCGTTTAGAGGACCAAGAGACAAGAGAGTCACCGAAGAAGACACAATAACCGTACGTGGAGCGTCAAGTGTCAGGACAGCCAACCCAATCGGCGTCAGTATAAGCAATAAGCTCAGTCGAGGTGGAGGCGCGGAGACGAAGACCGTAGGTTGGCGTGTCGCGAACGTACCGGAGAATGCGCTTGACCAAGGACCAGTGAACATCACGGGGAGAGTGCATATGCAAGCAAACTTGCTGCACAGCAAACTGGATGTCTGGCCTCGTGAGCGTGAGGTACTAAATGGAGCCAACAATGCCGCGGTAGAGGGCGACATCAGCAGCGGGCTGGCCAGCGGTGGCGGAGAGCTTCGGCTTGGCCTCGGCAGGCATGGCGGCTGGCTTGCAGTCAGTCATGCCGGCACTATCCAGAAGATCAAGAGCGTACTGTCCCTGGTGAAGGAAGAACCCAGAGGCATCACGTCGCACATTAATGACGAGGAAGAAGTGAAACACGCCTATGTCCTTCAGCTCAAACTCAGAGCCAAGACGACCAATGATGTCGCGAAGAAGATCCTCTCGGGAGGCAGTGATGACAATATCACCGACGTAGAGCAGAAGCATAGCCACATGATCAGACCGATGGAGCACGAGCAATGATGTGTCAGAGGTGGTGCCGCGAAACCCGAGAATACCGAGGAATGCCGTGATGCGCTGGTACCACGCGCGCGGAGCCTGTTTGAGGCCGTATAACGACCGTGGCAAGAAGCATACATCATCCGGATGTTGAGGGTCAACGAACCCGACCAGCTGCTGACAAAGAACCCGCTCCTAAAGATGGTCGTACAAAAAAGTGTTGCTGAGGTCGAGCTGATGTACGGTCCAACAACGAGAGGCGGCCAGCTAGAGGACAACATGAATCGTGGCGGGTTTGACAACCGGAGAGAAAGTCTCGAAGAAGTCAACACCGGCACATTGTGCAAAGCTACGCACAACCCAGCGAGCCTTGTACCTGTCGAGAGAACCGTCCGGGAGGAGTTTATGACAAAAAACCCACTTGCCGGAGATGACGTTCGCTCCAGGAGGACGAGGAACAAGGGTCCAAGTCCGGTTGGCGACAAGAGCATCATACTCAGCGCGCATAGCGGTGGTGTAATGCGGATCACTCAACGCAGAACGCACCGAGCACAGAACCAGAGAGATGGTTGTGACGCCGAGGTTGTGGTAGCACAGGTTTGGCTAATGCACCCCAGCCTTGGCACGCGTCACCATGGAGTGGTGAGGCGGCGGGGGAGCCGGGCGTGCACCGCGTTGAGGGGCCACAACCGGCGGCTCGGACAATGAAGAGGATGCGGGTGAAGCCACGAGCGAGGCCGGTGGCGTGGCCGGCAAGGCGCAAAGGGCCCAGCTGGGGACGGAGATGAAGGCGCCGACGGAGCCGAGAGGGCCGGCGTGAAGGACCGCGAGATGCGCGGAGACCCAGTCGAGGGCGATGCCGAGGTCGGGGACGAAACCCCCGAGGGCCCTGCCTGGGGCGAGGCCGGGAGCAGGGCCGGCTCCTCCAGAGCCGAGAGGAAAGGGCCCAACGAGGCCCGGGAGGCCGCCTCCTCCTAAGCCGACGAGGGGGACGTCAAGGGCAGCGAGGCCACGATCGAGGACGAGGAGTCCGACGGGGTCGCAGCCGTGCCCAAGCGACGAGGTGGGGGGAGCATAAGGGTTTCCCGAACCCGTCGAGGAGGGGTGTCCGGAGATGGTGCGGAACACGTCAATACCtgctgaaaaggaaaaaaaatcctcatCAAAATAAATGTGCCGAGACATGATCACATGATGGGACTCCGGGTCATAACAGCGGAAGCCTTTGGTGTTGGGTTGATACCTAAGAAAGATGCAGGCAAGAGAGTGAGGTGCCAACTTGTGCGGTGCCGTGGCTGTGATATTAGGATTAGAAAGGCAACCGAATACATGGAGATCATCGTATGATGGAGGTGACCCGAATAGGAGATGACGAGGGGTGTAGTTCCTGCAGGGTTTACAAGGCCAGATGTTGAGAAGAAGTGTAGCTGTGGCAAGAGCATCGGGCCAAAACCGGGCAGGCATATGCGCGTGGAAGAGCAAAGCGCGAACGCTCTCTTTGAGCATGTGAAGAACACATTCGGCACGACCGTTTTGCTGTGATGTATATGGACATGTAAGACGAAAAATGGTGCCATGAGTGGATAAAAGAGTGTGAatagcaaggttatcaaattccATCCCATTGTCCGTTTGAAGACGAGCAATGGTGCAATGAAAATGGGTGGCAACATAAGCATAGAAAGCATGAAGTGTTGAGGCAACGTCGGATTTGCGGCGTAACGGGAAGGTCCAAGTGAAATGAGAGAAATCATCCAAAATCACAAGGTAATATGATAAACCTGAATTGCTAGAAtgggagatgtccaaacatcacaatgAATAACATTAAAGGGAAAAGTGGCaattgatgatgaagaagaaaatgGCAAACGAACGTGTTTTCCTACGCGACAGGCATGACAAGTGTGTGCCTTCGATCTATTACATGAAAACGGAAAAGTCTGCAAAACTTTATGAAGAACGTCGGCGCCGGGATGACCGAGACGAGGATGCCAGAGGGAGACGTCGACGTGAAGGGTGACGGGACCGCGGCTCGTCGTTGGGCCGCACGGATAGAGATCGCCGGGAGAATCACATCAGTGCAGAACCTTCCGGGAGTGggcatccttaacagaaaaaccatgTTTGTCAAACTCAACTGTAATAGGATGTTCACGAGTAAGAGTACGAACAGAACATAAATTTTTGATTAAGAATGGAGACACGAGAACATTGTTAAGAGGTAAAGATGACGATGAGAAGGGGAGGGAAGACGCCCGTGGTGAGTGATGGGAAGCGTAGAGCCATCACCAACAAAGATGCATGGGAAGAAGGGGtatggagagcatgagagaggATACCGGGGTGCGACGCCATATGAGCGGCGGCGcctgtgtccatgtaccaatccCTGCCGCCGGAGTAgttgcttggggaaggggtggcgTGGAGGGCGGCTAGGAGCGCCGAGTCGTAGGAGTAGACGGTGGGGGCGGAGCCGTAGGGGGGTGGCATGGCGGCACCGTAGGGCACAGGCCCACCGTATGCCGAGGAGTCGCCAGGACCGGAGCCACCCGGCGTGGCCAGCAGGACCTGGTGATGAGCCAGACAAAGGCCGAGGATGCCCGGAGCAGGCACCCGTGGCAGCGGCATGGAGTAGGCTTGTACCACCCTTGTCCAGGGGTTGTACCCCATGAGCCAAGGCGGGGGCGCCGAGGTCGGGGCTGGGGCGGGTGTAGCCGCCTGGCGGGGCTGGGGGCCGTCATTGTGGGCCCGCCCGTCGTGACCCCCCCCCCTGTTTGTTCTGGCGGCCGCGGTCGTGGGCAGCGGGTGGCTGTGGAGCCGGGGCGCGCGGAGGCTGCGGGAGGGCAGCGGGACACCCGACGGTGCCGGCATGGAGCGCGGCGAGAGGCGCTTGCCGAGCCACTTGAAGGAGACGCTTCTCCTCCACGCGAAGGTAGGTGATAGCCTTCGCATAGGAGGGCGTGGTGAGGGAGAGGTTGGCGGCGGACTGGCCAAGGTCGGGGTGGAGGCCGCGAAATAGGTAGGTGAGGAGGACCGAGTCGTCGATCACCATGCCGACGTCGCGAAGCTCGTTGGAGAGAACTTTCAACTTGGTACAGTACTCGTCGATCGTGAGATCGTTTTGCTGCATGTTGAAAAACTCCCCTTGGAGGAACACATGGTGCTGAAGCTGATTGTCGAGGAAGAGGTCGCATAGCCGCTTCCAGATGGCATGCGCAGACAGGCCGCGGCAGTTCACCATGTCAAAAAGCCCACGCAAGACTGTGAGGAACAACCACTTTACGATACAAGTGTCGACGGCTAGCCACTCGTCATCGTCTTCCATGTCGCGGATGTCGACACTCCGGTCAACATGCTTAATGAGACAGTAGGAGCGGAAGAGAAGCGCGAAGTAGGTGCGCCAAGCATTGTAGGAGGGGGAGTCGAGCTCAAGGATGATGAGAACACAGTCTTTGATGGGGGTTCATTGAGGCGGTCGGAGGTGAAGGCGATGACGGTGGTGGAGCTGCCGAGGGAGGAGTGGGATCCCACCATGATGATTGAAAAACGGCGGCGGCTGGGAGGTTGGGGAGggtttagggtttggcggcggcggcgacttggaagaagcggcggcggcggcgtgggaggaggtAGGgtttggtgcggcggcggcggcggcgtgggagggttagggtttggtgcggcgacggtggcttGGGGAGcaagcagcagcggcggcagggAGAGAGGAGGCAGCGGTGGCGTGAGacgcggcggcggcttagggcggaAGCAATGGAGATTGGTAGAAAACTAATACCACGTAGAAGACTATAGGATGCAACTAATTGTATTCATTAGAGTCTCTGTTACAATATATACAGGTGGTGTCTTGCGTGACAAGCCAACTAACCCCTACAGTATCTCTAGGAACCAACTATACAAGGCTAGAGATAATAGAAAAATGAGTCGGTAATAAATACAGAGATATCACGTTTCAACAATGATCAAAAGCAGCGAGAGTTTATAAGCAACAAAAGGTTAACAGCTAGTTGTGTGTCTTGCATCTTGACGTACACTGACCGTGTCAGCCTCTAAATTAGCCAGGCGGCCAGCCTTTATTATACAATATTTTATCACAATATACTTTGGCATTAAGTAAACACAATCACACACCTCCACGTCACAAGGTATGCCAACTAAAACCGCACAGAGAACACCGGCAAAACAAAATAATTTCACTTGTCACACAACAGAGTTCAACTCAAGGCACATATCACAATGCTTTGGTCTTCCCATGCCAATGGCTTTGCAGCCACCGACTCTTACACCTTTTAATCTTCTCTGCGACTTCGGTCATCGTCGGTCTGTCATCCACATCAACTTCGAGGCATTGCATCGCAATCAGTCCAACCTCGCCGAGGCACTTTACATCCTCCCCGCTGGACAGAATCTCGATATCATACATCTGCCCTGTAGCCCCTTCCGTAAAAGCCTTGATATAGTTTAGTGGAAGACTGTTGTTCCTATCATACCTTGCCTTCTTCCGGGTAATGAGCTCCAGTAGCACGATCCCGAAGCTGTACACATCGCTTTTCTCTGTGAGGAGTCCAGTCTTCATATGCACGGGGTCAATGTAGCTACTGTCCCCGATCACCCAATTGGTGTGGTCCTTTTCAATGGACATAAGCCTCGACGTACCGAAGTCCGACACCTTAGGCATGAACTCATCATCAAGGAGGATGTTTCCGGATTTGACATCTCCATGTAGGATCTTCTGGCTCGCCTGCGAATGCATGTATGCAAGGGCATCAGCAGAGCAAATGGCAATGTCGAGGCGTGCTCGTAGGGAGATAGGTTCTCTTCGCATATTGCCATtcttgccatgaagaacgtcatagagGCTACCCCTTGGCACGAACTCGTAGACCAACATAGGAACTTCTGCTTCCAAGCAACACCCCAACAGTTGGACCACATACTTATGACTTATTTGCGACTGAATTTGTATCTCATTAGCAAAATCCTTTTGGCGGTCCTTGTTGATTGCAATGGAGCGTTTGACAGCAACTTGTATGTATTCACACGTAGTTCCCTTGTAGACCTCACCGAAAGCACCTTTGCCTATTATAGTACTATAGTTCTTGGTTATTTTGTCTAGATCCTCCTTTCTGAAAATCTTGATTTTGATGCTTTTTAGTAATTTTCCACCATTCTTGTTGAAATGATCCCTAAGCTTCCTTTTCTCATGCTCCATGTGAAAGAATATCAGGAGTACTGCTGATATGGACATGGCACTAATTGTTCCTGTGAACAAAATATCTACTATGTGAGATCATGCCATTTTAAGTTTGGTGAGCACTAGTATATATGTAGAAGAGCACATGTACTAATTGGTTACTTTAGAACCACATGGCATATGTGGCACGCTATCACAAAAGGAATCTATAATTGGTTACTCTAGATGAAAGTCATAGCTAGCTAACCATAAATTTTTTAAAGTATTTCATTTTGAAAACAATCCTAACTGTGAAAAAGTGGCAGCTGCTTGTTAAAAGAGAAGATATCTTCCTAATTTACTCAAATGCTCTTAGAAAACAATCCTGCAGATTAACATGACAGTAGTTAGGTGTTAAATTTGGCGAACATGATCGATTTACATTGCACGAATATTATTGTCTAGTTACACATATACGTATTGAAGAGTACAATATTGCATATACTAGAGCAGTTCTTTACCTAGAGTCCAACTTCTCGTCAACAAAAAGATATATTATAAAGGTGTTTAGGTAGTGGAGTATTTATCTCTGGAATAAATTAAGTAGCATATGTAGACCACATTCATATCGTACCTATCACTGCAATTGCAGCCGGGGATAATACAGGTTCACAGCCTTTGTCGCTTTTACCGTCACCTCTTCGTCCAAAATTGCAATTGCATTCATAGTTACCTTCTGAATCATGGCATGTCCCACCATGGCAACGATAGACGTCTTTGTACTTTGTCAAATCACACTCATTGATATCTGCAATTTTTGTGAGAAGAGATACATATGTAAGGGACTCAAAAGAAAACGAGAAAGGCACGTCATTAATCCTTTGTGCTAAGGTTTTTGTTACTGCAAACTATGAGCAATCACTAAAAATTGGGGAACATTCAGTAATTTCATAGGGGCCCAAAATACGTTATATCTATTTTTGGTCTGTGATTGTTTAAAAAATAATATATGGTTTAGCAAGGGATCAAAACCAGGAAGGACTACAATCACGGTGTTAAGCCAACACTGCTATCCATTTCCTGATTATAATGCAGTTCTTATCTACTTTTAAATATGTTATTGGAAAATTTTCAAGATTATGTGTTTGAGTTTCAATCCAAAACAATAAAAGTTTACTCAAAATCAGTTACAACAGGGCCATGAatctttattttttttctacttATTGTATCCCATGATGAAGCAGGGAGAATATCATGCATGATGAGAGCAACAAATCTACCGGACGTCGATTATCAGCTCCTTTTGAACTACACACATGACTGTTCACCATATGGTACAATTCATGAATGGTTCTGCGATGCTGGATTGCTGGTAGCAAGTGTGGTGTCTCAAGAAAAAGTTTCAAACAAGAGGACCTTGTGGAGGTATCCTCTCCTATGAAACTAAGAGGCCATGCACCAGACCTGTGCTAGTGACAAGTCCGATTTGAGCACCTGTAAGACACTAGTTCACGTGTGAATCATGTTTTCCGGAAAATGGTGCTTAACAGAAATTGTGATGAAAACTATTTGTTTGTTGGGAGGCATTATAATTTGAATCTTATTTTAACTATTAAATAGTATTATTATCCAATGTTGATATTAATTTGATTCATTTTTTCTAAAATATGAAAGGGCCAAATCCACTAAATCCTTCTGAACCAAATATTAATAATCACACAAGCATCTGAACAAGTGAACCATGAAGACTATTCAAACACTTAGCACTTATATATTCTTTATAATTATTGACCAACATAGCTTATCAAAAGGTTTGGAGAAATAACTCCAGATAGAATAAAATGAGAAATCAATTATTAAATTGATATGTTCCTTGTAGGGGATAACTCGTTTTCATATGGAAATCTTGCACCAAATTCAAATATCATTTATGTGCAACCTTATAATTTGCCCCCAATATATCATATGTTCCCCTTCCTCTCAAATATCCCGTAAAATAACCAAAATACCCTTATAACATAGGACCTACAAAAAATATAATGACCTTTAGCGCAAGGTCTGTAGAAAAGTATTCACTTCCCAATATGGTTGTAATTAAGCTAAAATAACATCCCAACAATTAGAATCAAATTATCACTTGATTATGTGGAACCTTGATGTGCGATATGGTAGCCTGAACCTTTTCCCATATTATAAGCCGCCAAATCCAAATCTCCTTTATGTAAAACATCAGTTTCCATGGCTCAGTTCTTAGCATTTGGTTCATTGCCCGCGATGAAAGATAGGATGACATGATGTGATATTTGGATCAGATTGCCTGACACTGGTGCAAACTGCTTAGTTTTTCAACGCAAGGCAGCTCCTTCACTAATTCAATCATTGCAGACATCAAGTTAATTGTGGCAAAGCTCTACCTTTTATTTGTCCGCTATGTTCACTGTTTACTGTACAACTGGTACACATTCTTGAATGTTTCGAGCAATCTAGCGCTTTTTTTCTTATTTCACATTCAACTCTAGATTTTATCCCTGGAGACAATTGTGAATGAAAAATTTCCTATCCTCAAACAAATGACTAGAAAACTTTATTCTCCAACACATAAAAGTACTAATGATGCCCAAAAACGCAACCTAGGTCACTGATTTGATGATATTACACTTTTCACCCTGGTTTATTCCGTTGTGTAAATGATGAATCAATGTTTTACACATGTAAAGCCAATACTTCTCTTTTTACGATATTTAACATGTGCCCGCCCTGACGAGGTTAACCTGCTTGTCAGGCTCTTGTGGAGATCAAATTGATGGAAGTTTATAATTTCCTTTTAAAGAGTTTTGAGTTGCATTGTAATTTTTTGAATTTGCTTCCAATATAATTTACAATTTTTTACAATTGAAAGCTTTCAATAAGTATTATTTAAATATGAATCTAATCCATCTAACATATAGTAATTCACAGAATTGTGAATGATATTATTTTGGGAACTATACGAGTTTTCAGTATCTCATTATCTTAAGTTGAATTGtcttgataatataataacattatTTGAAATATTCAATGATTTTGAATGGGGAATATTGATGAGATTCATTTTCTTGGTTTTACATAATAGTATCTCACGCCAAATAGCACAAAAATAAAATCCTTAAGATAATTAATAAAACAATATATTTTCTTCTGGCGAGGGAGATAATCAAGTATAGTTGCGATTTATAGAAAATTTGCTTCCCTGCCAAAAGGAATATAAAAGGTGCAGTGAAGAAAAACCTGTGCAACCGTTTTCTTTGTAAGGATTTCCGGCATATCCCTTGTTACATCTGCAGAAATAGCCTGGTGTGACATTACTTGCATTAACACAATGGCTGTGAGTGCTAATGCATACTCCATAGGGGAAGTACAACTTTTCATTGTCGCCATCCTTCAGTGGCGGTGGACATGTCACTTTCTCGTTCCTACCAATAGCCCAATCAAGAACAAGTGGGAAGACCTTTGTATTGCCATATTTTTGGGCTAAAGTCTCCCCAACGAGGTCTGCTCGGCTAAAATTGTACCTGTTTGACAAATTCATGTACAACTCAAAATTATTATTTTATTCGTCTAACAAATCCTTCTCATGCGATTTCTTCTTCAATTAACTGCACGCACTATGTGATTTCTTCTTTCAATTAACTGCGCACTATAATTTTGATTTCAAACATATCTTGTACACGAAGTAAAAAAGAAACGGAAGGAGTAGCATACATACCTGCCTTTCTGGGCCACGAAGGCATACTCACATCTGTTGGACGGCTTGTCCGGACTGTTGTTCTTGTTCCAGAACACAGAAACATAGTTGAGGCCGGTCGGAAGCGAGGCCTCGCAGCAGCCTTGGCCACTGCACGGCGCGCCGTCTTCCGCGGATTGGTTCACGCTGGCGCAGGTTG is a window encoding:
- the LOC123040395 gene encoding wall-associated receptor kinase 2, which translates into the protein MAQATFFLVMVYIALLGIGKGVCSASPRQPRDCPDKCGDVTVPYPFGIGSECSLPNFHLNCSEGILLTVTGNVRIDNITLETAQMVAYTQLTYVCDMAEESTQRMSVNLAGSPFLLSPVANVFTAVGCSQGFGYRMSTGGRYLAGCITTCASVNQSAEDGAPCSGQGCCEASLPTGLNYVSVFWNKNNSPDKPSNRCEYAFVAQKGRYNFSRADLVGETLAQKYGNTKVFPLVLDWAIGRNEKVTCPPPLKDGDNEKLYFPYGVCISTHSHCVNASNVTPGYFCRCNKGYAGNPYKENGCTDINECDLTKYKDVYRCHGGTCHDSEGNYECNCNFGRRGDGKSDKGCEPVLSPAAIAVIDILFTGTISAMSISAVLLIFFHMEHEKRKLRDHFNKNGGKLLKSIKIKIFRKEDLDKITKNYSTIIGKGAFGEVYKGTTCEYIQVAVKRSIAINKDRQKDFANEIQIQSQISHKYVVQLLGCCLEAEVPMLVYEFVPRGSLYDVLHGKNGNMRREPISLRARLDIAICSADALAYMHSQASQKILHGDVKSGNILLDDEFMPKVSDFGTSRLMSIEKDHTNWVIGDSSYIDPVHMKTGLLTEKSDVYSFGIVLLELITRKKARYDRNNSLPLNYIKAFTEGATGQMYDIEILSSGEDVKCLGEVGLIAMQCLEVDVDDRPTMTEVAEKIKRCKSRWLQSHWHGKTKAL